GAGAAAAAGCAGATGATCTGAGGATTGTGCTGCTGGGAAAAACTGGAGTTGGGAAGAGTTCAACAGGAAACACAATCTTAGGAAGAGAAGCATTTACAGCAGAATCATCTTGTGAATCAGTTACTAAAAAGTGTAAGAGTGAATCAGCTGAAATCAACGGCCGACACGTTACTGTGATCGACACTCCAGGACTGTTTGATACTGAACTGAGTAATGAGAAGATCCAGAGAGAAATCAGCAACTGCATCTCCATGATTCTGCCTGGACCACATGTGCTTCTCTTACTGATACCAGTGGGACGATTCACTCAAGAGGAGGAAAAATCAGTGAAGATCATCCAAGAGACGTTTGGTGAGAAATCTTTAATGTACACCATAGTGCTCTTCACCAGAGGAGACGATCTGAAGAACAAAACTATTGACAAGTGGCTGGGAAATCCTGGATCTGTGATAAGAAACCTGATTGAAGCGTGTGGAAACAGATACCATGTGTTCAATAATAATCAGACTCTAGAAGACAGAACACAGGTGTCTGATCTACTGAAGAAGATAGATGACATGGTGAAAGAAAACGGAGACAGTTACTACTCATGTAAGATGTTCAGAGAGATGGAAAGAGAAATACAAGAACAACAAAAGATGATTCTGACTGAGAAAGTGGAACAACTGAacagagaaaaagaagaaattatGAAAAACCATaaagaagaggaaaaaaagatgaAGATGACGATGGAGGAAGAAAGACAGAATCATtacaaagagagaaagacaagaGAAGAGGAGTTCAGAAAGAGTGAAGAACAATATAGAAGAGACATTAAAGAAAGAGAggaagaagagagaaagatgcgAGAGGAGATGAAGAGAGAACAAGAGGAATGGGAGAAACAGAAACGAGAAGAAAGACAAAGAAGAGATGAAGAGGATGAGAGAAGGAGAAAGAAAGAACAGGAAATGAGGGATGAATATAatcaagagaaagagagaatgaagatgaagatggaGGAAGAAAGACAGAATcatgataaagaaaaaaaaagaagagaagaagaagatgaGAGAAGGAGAAAAATTGACAAGGAAACATGGGATGAATATTATGTGAAActtaaaagagagagagaaagaagacagagagagaaagaagatCTTCAGTTCAAACATGAGGAAGAGATGAAGAGAGTGAAGATAAAGAtggagaaagacagacagaatcatgataaagagagaaagagaagagaagaggaaTATATAGAAAGAGAAGAACAATATAAAAGAGACATTAAAGACATAGAGGATCAAGAGAGAAAGATACAAGAGGAGTTGAAGAGAGATCGAGAGGAATGGGAGACACAGAAACAACAAGAAAGACacagagaaaaagaagaaacaCATTATACAGACATACCTATTCAAGGTcagaattataaatattataaatataagcaATGAAgcctgtgaaaataaatctgcattgttgtccttttgatctttcattattAGTAACTTTAttgcaacctacctggagtctccagaattGCAAGTTGTCCAGATCttagagacttaggttaggtaaagaatcctaaaaaatgacccacaCTTAATAAGAATTACAAGTTGAAGtgtaaaatacatgaatacATCCAGAATCTGTAAGTTATGAACCCCCAAAACTAACtcactgccagattctggaagatgaaTTCTTCAagcagtggtacaagaggatgtggtgctggtccttcaagagtcactctcaatctgtctgtctataaaaaataaacagtattcatgtattttacacttcagcttgtgattcttttTAAGTGGTGATCAGTGTATTATTCTTTATTCAGTtctatcaagtcaagtcaaattgtATTCACATGCACAGCATTACTTGAATGCTAAAGAGTAAAAATAAGcctttaaccctttaagacctgaaggcttttttagagtttttttttctaaacgacacacacaaaagtaaagactcataactccaaaactctagcaaggagagtcaaaaggtaggtatcatttgatagaaaacattttaaattttaagaaaatataaattacattaggacattttcttgctgagaaacagctgataaaagacaaaaaatacatataatttttaaaaaaataatttttcttttttttatttgacatggaataactcaggaacgcaataagatcgctaaaaaattcttttttggtgatgctctcctatatgtgagctgcatctggttcaaatttcgtggtgatagcataaagaatagtttgaaaaattgttgttcatGATTTCTgcagccaggtggcgccaatgggcggtaaactccggtttagaggtgcttctcagcactcgttaggagtttttcaaaatggttagatgcattaaaaaaatgagattctaagctttaaaatgatatctatttCGTGCTATTCCACGTTGaaaaacgaacatggatgggtccgggaacattggatacacactgcatcccggagagatgagagacatgtttttagccaagtatgttaaatcatttcgtgagtaatatcttgtgatcaacgcaatatattGTATtgatttttggttcattttaatcttgagaatctgctttaaatattgatgtgccattttttatgatatgtgcatttttcatgaagttatgagcacgtgaaatatacatacttgtgttcagttagcggctgtgctatatttgttgtaaacacatatttctcagactcattagagggtgaaaacaacgcaacagaagcatgttggaggcttgatatgaaagCTTAAAGTCTCTGGatttgtatgcaaaaagaatttttgtgctacctatatggattaaatttttattggcttttaaagagagacacgcaaatgggagcGCCGACGCTCCATCCGGTTTTAAGGGGTTAAACTGGTTTTAAAAACATCAAGTGATGGAAAGGCCCTGATACACAAAGGTAGAGTGTTCCGGAGCTTTGGGCCACTACAGAGAAAACTTGATCACCTTTTGATTTGCAATTAGAACAAGGGACAGATAAAAGTAACTGATCACAAGATCTTAAAATCAATGGTAATGGCATTGAATCAATGTTACAATGAGATGTTGGGCTCATTTGTCAGGTACGTTCAGTACCTCTGGGTATTTTGTCAAATAGTCCACTAGCAATTGATAAGACTGACCTCTCAGCTCGTAGATATCCTCTCCAACCTTCATCCATGGTAGTTCTGGAACATCATGTGTGATGAGTGGCTCTTTCTGATGTCATGGCTGGAGTTGGTGCACATTTCTCCACCATCATCTCTATGTCTTGCGGCATTCCAGGCCTATAGAGGTATTTTCTCGCTTTGGCCTTTGTTCTCTGGATACCTTGGTGAGCTATGTGTAAGATGATTTTTTGAAGCTCTGTAGCTGTAGGCCAGTAGCTGTTCATGCTGTATCTTTTCAGTGGCCAGCCAGTTTCAACCTTCTTACACAGATCTTGCAACACCTTGTCTGAAGCAGTGGCCTCTTTCAACTGTTGAAGAGTCAGTGGTCTCAGTGCAGCTGTGGTCTCCAAACCATGCACAACTTTCTCATCATAGAGGTCTTCACCTTCATCAGCCTCCCTATTTACAGTTGCACGGGATAGCATATCAGCAATATACATGTTCTTGCCCGGTGTATATGCAATGTTCAAGTCATACTTTTGTAGTTGTAAGAGCATTCACTGCAAACGGGCTGGGGCCTTGCACAGCTGTTTCTGCATGATGTTCTCATCATGGAGTTTATGATCTGATTGCACTGTCACTGGCTTGCCGTATATATACTGAGGGAGCTTCCTTGCTGCAAAGAGTATGGAGAGTAACTCTTTTTCAATGAAAGCATATCTTTGCTCAGTATCAGTGAGTGCTTGTGATGCATAACACACAGGGTGTCCCTCTTGCAGGAGACAGGCTCCCAAGCCAAGTCTGCCTGTATTGTTAGTGGTTTTTTGTGATCATAGAATGTACTGAGCTAAGTACTTAGTCATGTTAAGTAGAAATTGCAGGCCTGGTTTATCCTCTGGGGGTGGCATGTCTGTGATCGCCTTCACTTTCGCATCGTAAGGTCGGAGGCCGTCTGGTGTGATTATGTGTCCCATGTATGTCACAGTGCTGACCTTGAACTGAATCTTATCACCATTAAATCTCACGTTGGCCGCTTTTGCTCTTTCCATGACCTTATCAAGGATATCATCATGCTCCTGCTCTGTTGAGGCAGCGATGATCATGTCATCGGTGATGATGCGTACTCCTTTTATGTCACCAAAAGTTTCGCAGTTCTTCTACTGGTACACCTCACTTGCTGTCTTGATGCCGAATGGGAGTCTCAGAAAACAATATCTGCCCCATGGTGAATTAAAAGTGCATAGTGCTACAGCCCACCACACAATGCATCACCACCCCCTACTGGACAAGCACAATACTACCTTTAACATACAACATTCCCTCCCACTTAAGTTAGAGGTAGTCTAACTTAAGTGGGAGTCTTTAggataactttttttcttttcagatgTCTTTAGGATACACTGTTTATGTCACAAAGTCTTAGATATGCTGGTGGTTTCCTATCTCTGACTGAACGTCGGAGACATCCAGAAAGCGCACTCTCAGAGTCCTTTCTCCTTTCCGCAATTTGAGTCATTTCACACAATATTTGAACACTGGAGTAATCTGGCAATTGATTTCTTTGACATTCAGTTTGCAAACTTCCAGGCTCCCTTCTATCTCCAGTGGAAATTAATTCAAGGTTTGTTGAAGTACTGAAAGCTTCTGGTACTTTCATATCAGCATCCACTGACACTACATCAATATCCTCAGGGTTAGCACCCAAGGCACTTTGAAAATCTCTAGTCATCTCTTTTTGGTGTCGCCTAAATTATTGATCAACATGATGTCGTACTACTTGGGCACTTCCTAATGCTACTTTATATGATACAGGTCCTGTGATGTCCTGAATGACTCCCTGGACCCATTTTGGTCCATATCCAAAGTTTGGGGTGTACAAAATGTCTCCTATGCTAAAGAATAGCAGGACCTCACATGTTGGTCATGGTGCTCCTTTTGAACTTGTTGTTTAGCTTCAATTTTGCTAGTGAAGTCAGGATGGATCTTGTCTAAGGTGCACCGCAATTTCCTTCCCATCATCATTTCTGCAGGTGACAGTCCTATTGTAGACTGAGGTGTAATACAATAACTAAACAAAACTCTGTGCACCTTGGTTTCAATAGTATTCCCAGCACTTTTATTCATGAGTTCCTTAGAAGTTTGTACTGCCCGTTCAGCAAGACCATTTGATGAGGGATGATATGGTGCAGAGGTGACATGCATTATTCCATTCCTAGACATAAATTCTTTGCTCGCTTCACTCACAAAACACTATGCACTATCAGACACCATCATTTCAGGAATGCCATGTGTACTGTTTCTGAGGCACTCAAGAGTAGTTGTTGTTGCTGAATTTACCGGATAGGCATCAATCCACATTTTCCCAAGGAATGGACCAGCATAGTCCATAGGGCTGTGAAGGGCTGTTGTGGCCACTCCCACGGATGTAGTGGTGCAAACACAGGGGCTTTTCTCTGTTCTTGACACACAGTACAATCTTTTACTCTGGCCTCAATGTCAGCATCTCAATTTGGCCAGCATAGGTAACTTCTAACCAGGCCTTTCATCCTTGACATACCTGGATGATATTGATGTAGCTGTTCCAGCAATCCCGAACGTCCTTGCTTTGGAATGACAATACGGGCTCCCCACAGCACACACCTGTCTTGAACACTGAGCTCTTGCTGTCTCTGTTTATATGATGTAAATTCATTTGAAATACTGTGATCAGGCCAACCTTTAAGCACATACTCACACACTCTAGAGAGAACAGGAACCTGTTATAAAAATTCAACAGTCCTAGATATGCTTTCTGCTCTGTTACTGATGTTGGTGTTGGTGCCTCTTGTACTGCTTGGACTTTTTCGGAACAGGATGAATACCAGTGGCATCCACTTTATGTCCCAGAAAAATTACTTCCTTTTCAAAGAACTTACACTTTCCCCTTTTCAATCTCAAGCCACCCTCTATGCTCCTCAAGTGGTCCTCATCATCTCGTCCTGTCAGCAAGATATCATCCAGATAGACAGTCACCTTTGAAATGCCTTTCAGGACCCCTTCCATAGTCCTCTGGAAGATTGCTGGACTCAAACTAACCCCAAAAAGTAATCGGGTGTAGGTGAACAGTCCTTTAGGGGTATTCACGGTCATATATTGTTTCAAGGTCTCATCTAACAGAATCTGTTGATATGCGGGACTCATATctaatttactgtatttttctccTCCAGCTAAGACGGCAAACTTATCCTCCATTCAAGGAATGGGATATTGCTCCAGGGACGATTCTCTGTTTATAGTTACCCTGTAATCTCCACGCAGTCTCACGGCTCCATCTGGTTTTAACACAGGCACCACAGGTGCAGCCCACTCAGAGAATTTCACAGGCTCAATTATATTATCTTTAAGCAGTTGATCAAGTTCAGCTTCGACTTTCTCTCTCATAACAAAAGGCAGTGATCGGATGAGTAAGTGGATCCACAGGTATGTTGAGCTTGTAAGCCAAGTTAACGTCCATAAAGTTGCCCTCTGCTCCAgaatccacaagggcttcacacCAATGACTCCCACCAGCCCACTGCAGTCTTACTGGGAGGAGAGTTGCAGCAAGAGAGGATTTCTTGAAGGTAATGCCACCTGCCAGTAACCTCACACCTACTGACGGGCCTTTTCTTTTACTGGACACTTAATGGCGAAATGTCCTGCAGCACCACAATAGAGACAAAGTCCCTTTACTCCTCCCAGGATAACAGAGCTCTGcccacctgcatgggctcaggaTCGAACGAGGGGCTGACCGTATCAAAAGCCGCACTGGAACACTCCCTCTCCACAACAGAAATCTGACTGCTTTGAGAACGTTGATCTTGACGCTGCAGCCGCATGTCCACCCGGATCGCTAGATCAATCAAATCGTCTAATGTTGTAGGTAAATCCAGCGCGTAGATCTCATTCTGGATACGGTCGGCCAGCCCATGCAGAAAGATCTCCCTCTGTGCCTCCGTGTTCCAATTGCACTCTGCCACCAGAGTTCAGAATTGTATGGAATATTCAGTAAAAGTCCTCTCTCCTTGACAGAGATCCACCATTCCACGAAGACAGTTCACATCAATAATATTCTTGTCTGAATGGAGAGCAGTGATAGTTAAATGCGACTGTaaactgtatgtttttgataaTCAACACGAGTGCTTTTGAGCCGTGTGATTCTTTTACTGACTCTTGTTCTGCCAGGCATGAGCAATCAACAGATGATCAGTTCGATACACAAGTCAACTTAATCAAACACAGAGTATGTCGGACCAAATCCACCACACTTCACACTCTGTATCACtctcttttaaaatatttgcaCTCTGAATCAACAGTCTTTTATCTCCGCTCTCTCTCATTTGTAAAATAGCTCCTTTCTCAATTATTTTGCTCATCACAGATGAGCCCTCTAGTGGAGAACACCACCCTAATTATAAGGGGTTACAAATATTAGTTTGTAAATTTAAATGGCAGTCAGACAGTTTGAGGCAGTTGGTTTCTGCTAATGAAATGAggtataatgttttaatttagtGTGTGGTATCTTTACAGTAGCATACTGTAGATTGCAGTAAATAACTGTACAATCAACAGtaaattactgttttactgtaaaaaaaaaaaaagaaaaaaaaagaaaagcctgGCAAGGTCTAACAGTGCAGTTGTTGCATGGCTGGGCTTTCCGCATGTTTTTGATGCGACATGAACTATGGCTGCATCTCTATTTCTCCAACTACGGGCTAGGCCACGGGTCAAACAGAAAATTTGTGCTGTGTTAATTgcgcattaaaggtgccctagaattgaaaattgaatttatcttggcatagttgaataacaagagttcagtacatggaaatgacatacagtgagtctcaaacaccattgtttcctctttatataaatctcatttgtttaaaagacctcaaaaaaaaaaaaaaacaggcgaatctcaacataacaccgactgttacataacagtcaggatcattaatatgtacgcccccaatatttgcatatgccagcccatgttgacggcattagacaagggcagccagtattaacgtctggatctgtgaacagctgaatcatcagactaggtaagcaagcaagaacaatagcgaaaaatggcaatctctccaacagtgtagcattagctgttagccacggagcaccatcaaactcattcagaatgaaatacatccaaataaatactatactcacatgatccggcgcatgcatgcagcatgcatgatgaacatcttgtaaagatccatttgagggttatattagctgtgtgaactttgtttatgcactgtattatagtcgacaGCTCGGGGGAGGGGAGCGCaatgatttaaaggggaagcatgctgaatcagtgtatagttaatgatgccccaaaataggcagttaaaaaaattaatttaaaaaaatctatggggtattttgagctgaaacttcacagacacattcaggggacaccttagacttatattacatcttgtgaaaaagcattctatggcacctttgaTTAAAATTAGTGCTGTTAAAATAAATTTGCGTTATTGCGTTATTAACACAATACTTTTGACAGTCCTTATACACACGGGGGATACTGGGGGGGCAAGGGGGGCAGATGCCCCCCCATAATTATTGTAGTCATTGAGTTCCCGATGTGAGCTGCGCTACAATAAGGAGCAGTTAAGGCCCGTGTATAATTCAATATTTGCATTCTGCTCCTTCTTGCGCAAGCCATGCAAAGTATACTCCTTTGGTCATAAGAGCGTGGAAAGACACAGGCCTGAGTGGGCTTTTCAAGCTCTGAAGTCACTCGCATCGTCCGTGCAGTCATAAAAATTCAGCTGCACGCCACATTCTAGTAAATGTTGGAAACTTCATTAAGTTATTCTTGACTGTGCCAATGAACATCGCATtgtatgagaaaaaaaaaatatttcgcTTGCATCGACTGAAAACATACATGAGAAACACCATGAGACAGGAGAAACTACTGAACATTGAATGGGCCATTTATGAAACACAGttaaagcagccagagaaaTTGTTAAAAGAGTCAAGGGTAAAGAGCTTAACTAAAGCAAGCACTGACCACCAAAaaggtgacttcaaactttattatttttaataaaatatcaacATCTAAATCTCTGTTAATTATCAACAAGAACTTTAGTATGGAATAAAGTTTGGATTGTAATAAGTAAAagatgctgagatcttgagagatctgttagtgtttaatgttctgttggGATTTAAATGGTTTCTGTATCGTGTGTTTTGtgggtcaccattgtgctgaagagtagagcctgtgcttcagtccAGGATGAGCCAGAAAACATTGGTGTaatgctgcatgttgctttatttcagaGCAGTAACTGTGTAGCTGCTGATGCAGTGACATATAGTTATGTTCATTCATGTGTGCTCTTTTTGGTTAAATACAAGCGATTCACATTTTACAGTAAGTGTGTTTTGTTCGTTCAAGATCTATCCGTAAAGCAACACTGTTATTTCTGTgttttgcactttatttaaattatgatattttaaatttattttacagactttgtTTGGCAGCTGTTGCTGAAAGacatttgaccttttttttaagattatGTTTAGCAATGAAGGTGTTTTATTGTAACAATTCATGGAATACCTGTAAAATAACAGTAGCTGACAGTCATTGACCAAATTtttatgatttgttttttttacagggcatgatttactcaccttcatgtcatcctaggtgtatataatGAGAAAGGCTTAACTAAAACAAAATTACTAGGTTgtccttttttatattttctgggttggtaaATGCACCAGAGACatgattatagcacttaaacatgggACAAGtccgattttcatgatatgacccctttaaatatatctctggtTGTGTTTattctgaaagaagatagtcatatacacagaggatggcctgagggtgagtaaatcatgggataatttttaggtgaacaatCACTTTAACACTTGTTGCACAGGGTCCCAGATGTAATTAATTGTTGTTAATCTCTAAACTCTGTTATTATCTTTTTCAGATGATGAAGTTCCACCATCAGATCCAGAATATTTGAGAATCTTGCTGTTTGGGAGGCCAGGAAGTGGAAAGAGTGCCACGGGAAACACTATCCTTGGAAAAAAAGAGTTTCATAGTGAAGCCAGTAAACCTTTGGTGACCACTACTTGTAAGAAGGGAGTTGGTGAAGTTAAATCAGTGGCTGTTGATGATACTCAAGTTCATGGTAAATCAGTAGCTGTTATTGATACTCCAGGACTCTTTAATAGCTCACTGAAATATGAACAAGTGCAGCGAGATATAGTTGAATGTGTTTCACTGTCTGCACCTGGACCTCATGTGTTCATCATTGTGTTGAGTTTGAGAACAATCACCAAAGAGGACAAATACAGTTTAGACATGATAAAGAAGATATTTGGCCCAAAAGCAGCAGACTTCACTATTGTTCTCTTCACTAGAGCAGATGCTCTGAAaggacaaacaataaaacaatatgtAAAGAATAGTAACAATGATGAACTCAAGAAACTGATCAGTGACTGTGGAGACAGATGCCTGGCTTTTAACAACACGGGAACACAAGATCTGAAAGAACTGTTCAACATGATAGAAGAGCTGAAGGAATCTAATGAGGGACCATACTTCAAAAATGAGATGTTTGAGGTAGCGATGGCCATTGAAACGAGAAAGAAAAAGCTAGAAgagaatgaaataaaaaatcaggcTCATGTTGAAGAATTAAAAGCCAGATATGACATGGAAGACAAACGCATGAGAAAGATATTGGAGGAGAAGAAACGAAAGAAGGATGAGGAAAGAGAGAGGCTGATCAACAAGTTCAGAGAAAAAGAGGAAACACTCTGGAGAGAGTTTGAGGAGAAAGAAAAATCAGAGCAGGAAAAACGAGAGGATAAGGAGAAACAGAAACGAtcagaagaggaaaaacagcgaAGAGCTGAACATGATCAAAGAATAGATGAGATGAAGAGAGAGTTTGAAAATCAGAAATTACAATATCAAGAACTGCAAAAAGAAAGAGAAGATGAagatagaaagagagaaaaagaataTAAACAAGATCAAGAAAAGATGAAAAATGAGCAGGAGCGCATCCTGGCAGAGTTAAGAAAAAAACAGGAACGGGAAATAAAAAAGAGAGATTCAGAGGAACAAATGAGGAAGAAACaagaagagaaaaagagagaagaatggaagagaaaaataaaagagGCTGAAAATGACAAAGAGGTTCAAGAGGGAATCAAACGACAACAGAGAGAATGGGAGGATGAGAAGAACAGACAGATGAGAGAACGAGAGGAAGAGGAAAGAGAGATAAAAGAG
The nucleotide sequence above comes from Chanodichthys erythropterus isolate Z2021 chromosome 10, ASM2448905v1, whole genome shotgun sequence. Encoded proteins:
- the LOC137028246 gene encoding GTPase IMAP family member 8-like — encoded protein: MNKGLMALERHDHSREKADDLRIVLLGKTGVGKSSTGNTILGREAFTAESSCESVTKKCKSESAEINGRHVTVIDTPGLFDTELSNEKIQREISNCISMILPGPHVLLLLIPVGRFTQEEEKSVKIIQETFGEKSLMYTIVLFTRGDDLKNKTIDKWLGNPGSVIRNLIEACGNRYHVFNNNQTLEDRTQVSDLLKKIDDMVKENGDSYYSCKMFREMEREIQEQQKMILTEKVEQLNREKEEIMKNHKEEEKKMKMTMEEERQNHYKERKTREEEFRKSEEQYRRDIKEREEEERKMREEMKREQEEWEKQKREERQRRDEEDERRRKKEQEMRDEYNQEKERMKMKMEEERQNHDKEKKRREEEDERRRKIDKETWDEYYVKLKRERERRQREKEDLQFKHEEEMKRVKIKMEKDRQNHDKERKRREEEYIEREEQYKRDIKDIEDQERKIQEELKRDREEWETQKQQERHREKEETHYTDIPIQDDEVPPSDPEYLRILLFGRPGSGKSATGNTILGKKEFHSEASKPLVTTTCKKGVGEVKSVAVDDTQVHGKSVAVIDTPGLFNSSLKYEQVQRDIVECVSLSAPGPHVFIIVLSLRTITKEDKYSLDMIKKIFGPKAADFTIVLFTRADALKGQTIKQYVKNSNNDELKKLISDCGDRCLAFNNTGTQDLKELFNMIEELKESNEGPYFKNEMFEVAMAIETRKKKLEENEIKNQAHVEELKARYDMEDKRMRKILEEKKRKKDEERERLINKFREKEETLWREFEEKEKSEQEKREDKEKQKRSEEEKQRRAEHDQRIDEMKREFENQKLQYQELQKEREDEDRKREKEYKQDQEKMKNEQERILAELRKKQEREIKKRDSEEQMRKKQEEKKREEWKRKIKEAENDKEVQEGIKRQQREWEDEKNRQMREREEEEREIKEKHGEQLREKQDELEKMRERFETNREEEEQMIEEEKQKQIKEREEKEREYEEERNEMERRYTQLKQERKEEWKRRKQEDEERREEKRKRWEKMMEDLKQDQEEEIKRREREERERIEREEKECDEMKKKHEEEIKEMKKKHQDEARKQREELNYFIKRKDQHDQEFREKLKQLYEPK